A genome region from Rhodanobacter thiooxydans includes the following:
- a CDS encoding DUF1329 domain-containing protein translates to MRGKTLIWSVMALALGVGCAGLGYAAPQVGSPSAAPSEPGKTLTPYGAVKAGNAAGTIPAWTGGLTTTPANVVSGFKPGVVYPDPFAADKPLFTITSANVDQYKDHLTVGQLALFKTYPDYKMIIYLTHRTAAYPQGVYEASIANAATGRAKLVTGNGSGVIGTTGGVPFPIPKNGLEVIWNQLTAYHGEGYETNNEQAAVTRSGAYSLVNFQYRLMTNYGSQTIKPADRAKNLIGYFIEAVTGPARLAGNVLLVLEPLDQTIQQRKAWTYNPGQRRMRLAPDVAYDNPGTDSDGMRTTDDWNMFNGSPDRYDWKLLGKREIYVPYNDYRMASHAVTLKELLTPKHLNTNYIRYELHRVWVVQATLKQGMSHVYGKRTFYLDEDSWNILALESYDGRGNLWRVGEEYPIQEWDIPALGSIGNVMYDLQAGRYIAYSLVNDSNKIHVKTPFIPADFTPLALRQSGVR, encoded by the coding sequence ATGAGAGGCAAAACATTGATCTGGTCGGTGATGGCGCTTGCGCTGGGTGTAGGTTGTGCAGGTTTGGGCTATGCGGCACCTCAAGTCGGCAGCCCTTCCGCGGCTCCGTCTGAGCCCGGCAAGACGCTGACTCCATACGGTGCCGTGAAAGCGGGCAACGCAGCCGGCACGATTCCGGCGTGGACCGGTGGGCTGACCACAACGCCGGCGAACGTTGTGTCCGGTTTCAAACCCGGTGTCGTGTATCCAGACCCGTTCGCGGCCGACAAGCCATTGTTCACGATTACCTCGGCGAACGTTGATCAGTACAAGGATCACCTGACCGTCGGGCAGTTGGCATTGTTCAAGACGTATCCGGACTACAAGATGATCATCTACCTGACGCATCGCACTGCGGCGTACCCGCAAGGTGTGTACGAGGCATCCATTGCGAATGCAGCCACCGGGCGCGCGAAATTGGTGACGGGAAATGGCTCCGGGGTCATTGGTACCACTGGCGGCGTACCGTTCCCGATTCCGAAGAACGGCCTGGAGGTAATCTGGAACCAGCTTACTGCGTATCATGGCGAGGGTTACGAGACCAACAACGAACAGGCGGCGGTTACGCGTAGCGGTGCCTACTCGTTGGTCAACTTTCAATATCGGTTGATGACCAACTATGGCTCGCAGACCATCAAGCCGGCAGATCGCGCCAAGAATCTCATTGGCTACTTCATTGAGGCGGTCACCGGGCCAGCGCGGTTGGCCGGCAACGTGCTGTTGGTCCTTGAACCGCTGGACCAGACCATCCAGCAGCGCAAGGCGTGGACGTATAATCCGGGCCAGCGTCGCATGCGACTCGCGCCAGACGTTGCCTACGATAATCCGGGGACGGACTCCGACGGGATGCGGACCACCGATGACTGGAATATGTTCAATGGGTCGCCCGACCGCTACGATTGGAAACTACTCGGCAAACGCGAAATCTACGTACCGTACAACGACTACCGGATGGCGAGCCATGCGGTCACTCTAAAGGAGCTGCTGACGCCCAAGCACCTCAATACGAACTATATCCGCTACGAGCTTCATCGCGTGTGGGTCGTGCAGGCGACGCTCAAGCAGGGGATGTCGCATGTTTACGGCAAGCGGACGTTTTATCTGGATGAAGACTCGTGGAATATCCTGGCTCTCGAGTCGTATGACGGTCGGGGTAACTTGTGGCGCGTCGGTGAAGAATATCCGATACAAGAGTGGGATATTCCCGCCTTGGGTTCCATAGGGAACGTAATGTATGACCTGCAGGCCGGTCGGTATATTGCGTACTCGCTGGTAAACGACTCCAACAAGATCCACGTGAAGACCCCGTTCATTCCTGCCGATTTCACACCGCTGGCTCTGAGGCAGTCCGGTGTTCGATGA
- a CDS encoding 2-phosphosulfolactate phosphatase encodes MSIVGALLNGATVVAHVARAHPDAPVLLRCVGLQERFNREDFCGAGHLVTYFSRLDGYHCSDAALAAAMLYRNNDARSTLPASRVVRRMHALELQCEVEYVAQCNIIAAVPKCSATSCCRWRHEHCIDSPLRRRTRCRSTRSCWRRT; translated from the coding sequence ATGTCTATAGTGGGCGCACTGTTGAATGGCGCCACGGTGGTCGCCCATGTGGCGCGCGCGCATCCGGATGCGCCGGTATTATTGCGGTGCGTCGGTTTGCAGGAGCGCTTCAACCGGGAAGACTTCTGCGGCGCCGGCCATCTAGTCACCTACTTCAGCCGATTGGACGGCTATCACTGCAGCGACGCCGCGCTGGCCGCTGCCATGCTCTACCGCAACAACGATGCCCGCAGCACGCTGCCGGCATCGCGCGTGGTCCGGCGCATGCATGCGCTGGAGCTGCAGTGCGAAGTGGAATACGTGGCCCAGTGCAACATCATCGCCGCGGTACCCAAGTGCTCGGCGACCAGCTGTTGCAGATGGCGGCATGAGCACTGCATCGACAGCCCCCTCCGGCGCCGAACGCGCTGTCGTTCGACGCGGAGCTGCTGGCGGCGTACCTGA
- a CDS encoding acyl-CoA dehydrogenase family protein, translated as MGNKMARAEIAMIKVATPTMACQIIDWAIQDHGGAGVCDDFPLAAMYSRIRTLRLADGPDEVHRATIAKLELARYALQPAAT; from the coding sequence GTGGGCAACAAGATGGCGCGCGCCGAGATTGCGATGATCAAGGTGGCGACACCCACAATGGCCTGCCAGATCATAGACTGGGCCATCCAGGACCACGGCGGCGCCGGGGTCTGCGATGATTTTCCGCTCGCAGCCATGTATTCCCGTATTCGCACGTTGAGGCTTGCCGACGGGCCAGACGAGGTGCATCGTGCCACCATCGCGAAACTCGAGCTGGCGCGCTATGCGTTGCAGCCAGCCGCCACCTGA
- a CDS encoding DUF1302 domain-containing protein: MFTLTAYAAALAFAGYMPCASATKFDLGNDVSGSLDTTLSYGALWRTQGPSPGLISIASGGTSRDPNVGIGDLNYKNGDMVNSISRIGEEFQLKYKSFTLFVRGDYFHDFQTAHDKNKFGPQGRSALISRARLLDAFVSDNFTVSGHLVNVRVGRQVINWGESTFIQNGLNAINAVDVNSLRQPGSELKDALLPNPAFSFSAGLTDNLSLSGFVLTSFHRVVLDPQGAFFSQTDALSDYGQRVYLSFGREPGGGVNNATPSDNFITRAPDSRPSGWNQFGLAAHYTVPALNYAEFGLYYEHLDSHIPYLSIVAQQNQATPGSGLIAGVVGVPVPGYDGTEHYFADYPGGINVFGASFNASLPLGVALQGEYTYRPRMPVQLAATELVLSGMELPSEIAPKFAAFPGGSIIHGYRRVKMHQFQFTLTKLLADPGLGASQLVVLGEFGADYLDLPNHLKFAGGGTTLPLLAPFYGPTGPLAALTAKGSLQTTGFTSRFSWGYRAIAQLQYLNLFHSINVTPNLAWSQDVTGNGPNFNQGSKAVTLGVDFDYLNNWHAGIAYTNFLGGHTSNSGIDPIPTPGQSSYYNTGSNGLKDRDFISATISYSF; the protein is encoded by the coding sequence ATGTTTACATTGACGGCATATGCCGCTGCACTAGCGTTTGCGGGTTATATGCCATGTGCGAGCGCCACCAAATTCGATCTTGGCAACGACGTTAGCGGTAGCCTGGATACTACTTTGAGCTATGGCGCGCTGTGGCGTACTCAGGGGCCGAGCCCAGGTTTGATCAGTATCGCCAGCGGCGGCACCAGCCGTGACCCGAATGTCGGTATCGGTGACTTGAATTACAAGAATGGCGATATGGTCAACTCGATCTCTCGGATCGGGGAGGAGTTTCAACTCAAATACAAGAGCTTTACATTGTTCGTGCGGGGCGACTACTTCCACGACTTTCAGACTGCTCACGACAAGAACAAGTTCGGTCCGCAAGGCCGCTCGGCTCTGATAAGTCGAGCGCGATTACTGGACGCGTTCGTCAGTGACAATTTCACCGTATCCGGACACTTGGTGAATGTCCGCGTGGGCAGGCAGGTTATCAACTGGGGTGAATCGACCTTCATCCAAAACGGGTTGAATGCGATCAACGCAGTCGATGTGAATAGCCTGCGGCAACCAGGTTCGGAACTCAAGGATGCGCTCTTGCCCAACCCGGCGTTCTCTTTTTCGGCGGGGCTCACCGATAACCTGTCGCTTTCGGGTTTCGTGTTGACGTCGTTCCATCGGGTGGTGCTGGATCCACAAGGTGCATTCTTTTCGCAAACGGACGCGCTCAGCGACTATGGGCAACGCGTGTACCTGTCGTTTGGGCGGGAACCCGGCGGCGGCGTTAACAACGCGACTCCTTCAGACAACTTCATTACCCGCGCTCCGGACTCTCGACCGAGTGGATGGAACCAGTTCGGATTGGCGGCTCACTACACCGTGCCTGCGCTGAACTACGCGGAGTTCGGTCTGTATTATGAGCATTTGGATAGCCACATACCGTATCTCTCGATAGTCGCGCAACAAAATCAGGCAACACCGGGAAGTGGCCTCATCGCGGGCGTTGTCGGAGTTCCGGTGCCGGGTTATGACGGCACCGAACACTATTTCGCGGACTATCCGGGCGGCATCAACGTCTTCGGCGCGTCGTTCAACGCGTCGTTGCCGCTAGGCGTTGCACTACAAGGCGAGTACACCTATCGGCCGCGGATGCCGGTTCAGCTGGCAGCAACCGAGCTGGTGCTGTCCGGCATGGAGTTACCGTCAGAGATTGCACCTAAGTTTGCTGCGTTTCCTGGTGGGTCGATCATTCACGGTTATCGTCGGGTGAAGATGCATCAATTTCAATTTACGCTGACCAAGCTGCTCGCCGATCCGGGGTTAGGCGCAAGCCAGCTGGTGGTACTAGGCGAATTCGGCGCCGACTACCTGGATCTGCCAAATCATTTGAAATTTGCCGGCGGCGGCACCACGCTACCCCTGTTGGCGCCATTTTACGGCCCTACAGGACCACTCGCGGCCCTTACTGCCAAAGGATCATTGCAAACCACGGGTTTTACCTCAAGGTTTTCGTGGGGTTACCGGGCAATTGCACAGCTGCAGTATCTTAATCTGTTCCATTCCATCAACGTCACGCCAAATTTGGCGTGGTCGCAGGATGTTACCGGCAATGGGCCCAATTTTAATCAGGGCAGTAAGGCGGTGACTCTTGGCGTCGACTTCGATTATTTGAACAATTGGCACGCGGGTATTGCTTACACGAATTTCCTTGGCGGCCACACGTCCAACAGCGGAATCGACCCCATTCCAACCCCTGGTCAGTCCAGTTATTACAATACCGGCTCCAACGGGTTGAAAGACCGGGACTTCATTTCGGCCACCATCAGCTATTCGTTCTAG
- a CDS encoding acyl-CoA dehydrogenase family protein, with product MDFSHSPKVEALRADSRRFFEDLIYPAEARYQHEIEEHRRAGNPWQTSQVIEALKPEAQRRGFWNPFLPYSERAPQGLSNREYAPLCEIMGRVPWAAQVFNCSAPDTGNMEILERFTTPEQQLRRLDPLLAGEIRSAFLMTEPNVTSSDASNIRCSIRRYGDEYVIDGDKWFSSGAGDPRCALYIVMGRTDPAAKPGKQQSMVLVPASTPGIEVLRAVQVFGYDGALHGHMDIRLLGERVPVENLLLGAGRGFEIAQMSTRTRPHPPLHAHPRPGRARAGTAVPARAVAGGVRQADQRSQRVARADRRIALPDRVGTAADPEGRGRPRT from the coding sequence ATGGATTTCTCCCACAGCCCCAAAGTCGAGGCCTTACGTGCCGACTCTCGGCGTTTCTTCGAGGACTTGATCTATCCCGCCGAGGCGCGTTACCAGCACGAGATCGAGGAGCACCGGCGCGCCGGTAACCCCTGGCAAACCAGCCAGGTGATTGAGGCGCTGAAGCCCGAGGCACAGCGGCGGGGTTTCTGGAATCCGTTCCTGCCGTACTCGGAGCGTGCGCCGCAGGGTTTGTCCAACCGGGAATACGCACCGCTGTGCGAGATCATGGGGCGGGTGCCGTGGGCGGCCCAGGTGTTCAACTGCTCGGCGCCGGACACCGGCAACATGGAAATCCTCGAGCGCTTCACCACGCCGGAGCAGCAGCTGCGCCGGCTGGATCCGCTACTGGCCGGCGAGATCCGCTCGGCGTTCCTGATGACCGAGCCGAACGTGACTTCGTCCGATGCTAGCAACATCCGCTGCTCGATCCGTCGCTACGGCGACGAGTACGTGATCGACGGAGACAAGTGGTTTTCCTCCGGCGCCGGCGATCCGCGCTGTGCGCTGTACATCGTGATGGGCCGTACCGATCCCGCCGCGAAGCCGGGCAAGCAGCAGTCCATGGTGCTAGTACCGGCCAGCACACCCGGTATCGAGGTGCTACGCGCGGTGCAGGTATTCGGCTACGACGGCGCTCTGCACGGACACATGGATATCCGCCTGCTCGGCGAGCGGGTGCCAGTGGAAAACCTGCTGCTGGGCGCCGGTCGCGGCTTCGAGATCGCACAGATGTCGACTCGGACCCGGCCGCATCCGCCATTGCATGCGCATCCTCGGCCTGGCCGAGCGCGCGCTGGAACTGCTGTGCCGGCGCGTGCAGTCGCGGGTGGCGTTCGGCAAGCCGATCAGCGATCACAGCGTGTGGCACGAGCGGATCGCCGAATCGCGTTGCCTGATCGAGTAGGCACGGCTGCTGACCCTGAAGGCCGCGGAAGGCCGCGTACATAA